AGTCccaccaaaatacatttttaatttgagtctggacgagggtggaatcgaactggggtctcctagctgcgaggcctgcatgctaaccacttgtcccacGTGCAGCTGTCTGTGATTCTTTAAGCCTTACACATTGATAGTCccaccaaaatacatttttaatttgagtatggacaagggtggaatcgaactcgggtctcctagctgcgaggcctgcatgcaAACCACTTGTCCCCCGTGCAGCTGTCTGTGATTCTTTAAGCCTTATACATTGATAGTCccaccaaaatacatttttaatttgaatctgaattcaaagaaaattccAAGAGTCTGGAAATAGTCCTTTgtgcttcctcttcttcttttttttgtgcttccTCTTCTAAAAGTTGGTGATCCTTCAGAGGTGAATAACGATAGACcaaatcgccaattaacctagcatgtttttggaatgtgggaggaaaccggagtacttggaaaaacacagggagaacatgcaaatagAGATGCCTAAACCGAGATTCGAACACGGGTCTtcatgatctcctgactgtgagggCAACATGCTAAGCACTGTGCGTCCCACATTTGGTCATCTGCTTCTCTTTCTCGTCATTTGCTCTTGTGTTAGATCCCGAATAAGCGCCATGAACAGGAAATGAATGATACTGTCTAACGTGTCTTCTATTTGGTTGTGTTTCAGGCAGCCGTGAAGCAGCGTTCGTCTACGCCATCTCCTCCGCCGGGGTGGTGTACGCGCTTACTCGCGCCTGCAGCCAAGGGGAGCTGAAGATGTGTAACTGTGACCCGCACAAGCGAGGACGACACAAGGATGAGCGAGGAGAATTTGACTGGGGAGGATGTAGTGACAATATCAACTACGGGATCAGGTTCGCCAAAGCCTTCATAGACGCCAAAGAGAGGACGGTACGGGATGCACGGGCGCTCATGAACCTGCACAATAACCGCTGCGGCAGAACGGTGAGTGTGTGACTGCGGTGACCTTACAATGAAATCCACGTAGCACATATTTAAGACCAGCCATTACGTTGTATTATTCAggactacatactacatactcaTAGTCCCATAGACCGACTGAACACTAGGGATcagttacggataatgcatccAGATATTGGTGGCTTCTTTGGGCTGTGCTGACACCGGACTGTTACCAGGAATATGGAGGCTGATTGCCACGGGATTATTCTGCTGAGGAGAAGCGCGATACGTACCAAAGTTGGCGCTGGAGGTCTCTATCTAGTGACTGGTTCGCTAGCTGTTAGCTACAGGCCATTTGAGGCTGTGGCTATATTTGGCTGCCTGTACTAACTCAGGAGAGGTGACCGTGACTTGAATCTTATTCGCCTAACTACGACATCAGATATCGTAAAATCTGTCTGcgattcattcactcattcgttcattttctaccgcttattttcacgagggtcgctggagcctatcccaactgtcttcgaccccggactggtggccagccaatcacagggcacatatagacaaacaaccattcacactcacattcatacctatggacaatttggagtggctaattaacctagcatgtttttggaatgtgggaggaaaccagagtatccgaagaaaacccacgcatgcacggggagaaaatgcaaacacagatagccgagggtggaatcgaacttgggtctcctagctgtgaggcctgcgcgctaaccactcatccaccgtgcagctgtctGTGATTCTTTAAGCCTTATACATTGATAGTTccaccaaaatacatttttaatttgagtctggacaagggtggaattgaactcgggtctcctagctgtgaggcctgcgcgctaaccactcatcaacCGTGCAGCTGTCTGTGATTCTTTAAGCCTTATACATTGATAGTTccaccaaaatacatttttaatttgagtCTGATCACCACCTGAAAAGGTGAAtaattaaaattcaaataattaactattttttaaaataattaataaataataaataataattttttgaataattaaaagtatttttagaTGCTAATGGCGTGGCAAACATGACACGCTGTGTCAAACTGGCTGATTCCTCTTcatgttttcaaaaaaatccatAGAGGAGTACCTCAAGGTTCAATGTTGGGACCAATTTCATTTACTATTTATGTCAGTAACTTATACTACATCTCTTCTCGGATTAGTTCCATCCTACTCTGTTCTCTGCTTCAGAAATCAAGGAACTCCCAAGTCCCACAGTCTTCCAACAATTTACCAtttaaatttgaaatttaattaaaaattttatgtGTTTAGGCAGTCAAGCGTTTCATGAAGCTGGAGTGCAAATGTCACGGTGTGAGCGGTTCATGCACACTACGGACATGCTGGATGGCCATGTCGGACTTCAGGAAGACCGGCGACTACCTGAGGAGGAAATACAATGGAGCCATTGAGGTGACAATGAACCAAGACGGCACAGGCTTCACCGTCGCGAATAAAGCCTTCCGCAAAGCCACCAAAAACGACCTGGTCTACTTTGAGAACTCGCCGGATTACTGTCTTCAGGACAAGTCGGCAGGTAAACTGAAGCGCCCCTTGCTGATAGATGAGCCCCctgtgtgttatgtgtgtatgttaatgtgtttgtgtcagtgtgggTGTCAATCATGACGGTCAGATAACACAGTCTGTGTCAGTGGAAGCTAATATCCTTATAGCCTTGGGGACGTGGGTATTCTGTGACCACCTGACCTCTGTTAAGTGTTttagaacacaaacacacacctacacacactcCAGGATGTGAAATGTGTTGCTCAACCATCACCTAATGAACTTAATTATGATGGCCTCTGATTGGATTAAATACTAAAGCAATTTTTAGGGATCGATATCACTGCACTTTTTTGATCGGCTTCATCTCCAtcactccatccatcctcccCTTCTTTGTGGGAGTGGAATTCACCGCCTGGGGACAACAAGCAGCTTATTTAAAaagtctctctcgctctctgggTGTCTGAACTAAGCATAGCTGGAGGGCAAAATGGACCTTAGAGTACGAGAGCCTGTCTGTTACGCTCCGCTGTCCATTTAGCcgtcacacacacagtgtggcTTCAAAGGGAGCGGTGGCTTGGGAAAGGCGGTGTAAGTATAGGCTCCTCTACCAACAGCACATAGCTCTGGATGAGTCTCTGTTGTTCTATGGCCAGCTTGTTGTGATAGGTGGCAGTTCAAACATGGAGCATCTCAGTCATAGAGCGGCAGTAATCTGGACCAGAATGACattcacaaatatatatatatatatacatatacatacagtggtatgaagtATGGCCACCCAtggtcattttcaagattttcctttagaAATTTTGAGATCGGCCATTTCagtgaaatatatcatatagcagaccaacgcAGTGataaatgaagtttataggattaacagaaaatgtgcaataattttcttggatgcagagatgaggacccaattgcatttaaaaatgtaattactggAGATGCAACGCAGCAGCACAACGCACTAGCATGGCCAAACTTAAAAACGACAATGACCCAACAAGCTAAAAGACCGCGCATCTGAATTAAATAGACATCACAGAAAATAGGAAACGATAATTGAaagcaacggaaaacagaacagagcaacagaggaagtgaatacaaaataagggcatgaaaagaggaaaactaagagcTGAGAacattcacaattttttttaaatttatttcttttattcaaAATTTTGTCTGGCTGCCATCATTAATTTCGATGGGTTTAAtctgtaaataaaaaacaaacaattgagTACCATTTTATTGTAAACTGTAAACACTCAACAACTCAATTGGagtatttgtcttattccatgaagtcatcataaaacaggcgtgcTACGTACGtaagaattttgttaattttcagttagcagtaaCCTGCATTGAGTGgccgcaacattaggtacacagcagcacaagagcggcatcaagcatcaagaccgcgggcacgatcgtgcatcagtcgcTGACTgacggtgttttgttttttgccgTCTGTTTTCTTCGGCTGGTTTGACTGGTGATCTAAGTCAGTtagaaaactgcttgtagtactgaacgcgGTTGAGATTATTTCCCCGTTTGCCATGTTTGTATGAATCCCcgacttcacacagctcattaaaaataatcaaggATCACTTATACATGCCGAGCGCTGTGCagacactcaacaactcaattggggtatttgtcttattccatgaagtcatcataaaacaggcatgctacgtaaaaaacaattttgtttttttttaattttcagttagcagtaaCCTGCAGCGAGTGgccgcaacattaggtacacagcagcacaagagcggcatcaagcatccTGCATGTATGGCTTGACATAACATGGCGTGCTAAAATATTCCACCCCTCTCGATACGtcgcagtatgcaccttgcaatcttaaacttgtttttcACAAGAccgcgggcacgatcgtgcatcagtcgcTGACTgacggtgttttgtttttttgccgtCTGTTTTCTTCGGCTGGTTTGACTGGTGacataaagtcagttggaaaactgctcgTAGTACTGAACGCGGTTGAGATTATTTCCCCGTTTGCCATGTTTGTATGAATccccaacttcacacagctcattaaaaatgaatcgAGGATCACTTACATGCCGAGCGCTGTGCagacactcaacaactcaattggggtatttgtcttattctatgaagtcatcataaaacaggcgtgctacgtaaaaaactattttgtttttttaaattttcagttagcagtaaACTGCAGTGAGTGGCCGCAACATTAGGTACGCAGCAGCACAACAGCGGCATCAAGCGTCCTTGCATGTGTGGCTTGACATAAGCGTGCTAAAATATTCCACCCCTCTCGATACGtcgcagtatgcaccttgcaatcttaaacttgtttcgtaATGAACGCGGTGTATTTCACAAGACCGCGGGCACAATCGCGCATCAGTCACAGtcatcagtgttttgttttttgctgtcTGCTTGCTTCGGTTGGTTTaactggtgatataaagtcagttggaaaactgcttgtagtactgagtagtcgtagtagtagtagtagtagtagtagtacgcGGTTgagattatttccctgtttaCTATGTTTGTAtgaaggatcacttacacacatacacagtacacatgtaAGGTGagtaataaacaatacatatagcaacttctgattgatccatgttaatttcagacttaaaatcaTCTAGATTTAAGCCTCGCCCATTTCAGgtaaaaccacacccacttcagGTTTATGCCCCACCCTGCCTACAGCTAGTAGTGTACTCATCCCTACTTGTACCTgactatttttttctacctaattattccAAACTATACAGGTTCCTTTGGCACTGCCGGGCGGGTCTGCAACAAGACATCACGCAGCACAGATGGATGCGAGGTCATGTGCTGTGGGCGGGGCTACGACACCACCAGAGTCAAACAAGTCAACAAGTGCGAGTGCAAATTCAAATGGTGCTGCGCCGTGGAGTGCAAGGACTGTGAGGAGGATGTGGATATACACACGTGCAAGGCTCCCAAACGAGCTGAATGGTTGGACAAGACCTGAGATCACGCCCCCTTCCCGAGACGGAACCCCAACCCTTCCCCCTTTGCAGGCCATCCTGTGGAAAAATGGCATTCTGGGAAAGTGTGTCTGAAAGCACTCTGCATCTTTGCCATCCCTTGCCCCCGTCTGGGTTCATCCTTGCATGGCTTATGTACCTGTTTGTGTCAAAGTGTTAGAATCCCGTGTCCGCCAGTATTGGTAAATGCCCATTAGTAGTGTGAACTACTGGGACCAGAGGATGAACAGTGGAAGAGTTGAATCTTGAGGCTGAGAAGGATCGGATTCAATGTTTCAAgtcatttggaattttttttgtagcgTGTCGTTCTGGGTTCgaaatggtttgatttcataatTCTTTAAAGACTTTAAATGAGCCCTCAAACCAGTATTATAACAACATCCTGCAGTATACTCACATACAATAGGTTCCTTTGTTTTTATGGGAGGGGAAGTACATTTTTACACAGAAAGAAATGTTGGTTGTAGACTTGCTGCACTTTGACCAGCGGACACTGAAGATAAAGATGTCAAAACCAAATCCTTGAGGATGAAGGAAAACATGGAGATGGACGCTAGTTGACGTATAAACGGACAGATAAGTCATTGGAACTTTGGGTTGCGACTGTAACAAAAATTGGAAAgctttttaaatgatttatttaaatattatgaattGTCGACAAGAGGAGCGTGCTCTTGTTCCAGTGGCATTGCAGAGAAGACGAAGCGAGAAGATGGAGCAGTCGCTCACACAGTAACCAAAAGTCAGATTTCACTTATTTGTTCTTGAGCTTGCTTGTATAACATTGTGTACTATATTGCCTTATCCAAACAGATGTTCATATGAAATATATGGTTAGAATGACATCGGAAtcttgtgtttttcatttgtacaaacaaatgtaacatctaAGAAAGATGCAGAGACTTTGCAGACCTGTGGTTTTCAGAGTGCGAAGCGAGAAAAGACAGCAGGGGATGTGGTGGGGGgagcttgaaaaaaataacaaaacacataCTCTTAAAAACTTCAATCTCGGTATGTTAAATgctaaatgaatgtatttttaattggaTACAGTCTGGGTCAAAACCAAGACTTTAAATACAAAAACTAAGCAATTTCATGTTTTGCAATTTGTCCCGTTATTCTACCAAAATGAACCCAACTGTgatcttaaagggatagtttggattttttgacattaagTTGTATCATAAGTCCCACTTTGTGTCCTGAGCTATgagttctggttggatttcgGTGCGTATCAAAAGCAcaaaagcataatacatttgcatcacacaaaaaaaaattcgaaaaaaatcagaccttaCAAATCACTTGTTGAAAGAATTTGATACAACGGCAgagaaaataattaataataaataattaattaacaaataataaataatgaggtctgattttttccagtaggcatttttgtgatgcaaataataataataataataatacattttatttgtatagcgcttttcaaaatactcagacactttacagaagaatggagttgaataaaagcaagtaaacagagtaaaagatacattaaaatacaacattcattcgttaatacacagttaaaacatgagtaaaagcggggcggggcacatcagtcaggtataaaaagttagacattaaaaacagatttaaaatgTTTGATGCTTTTGAaggcatattgttttgagaagccaaactctttacttaactgtccccagCAACGAGCTgcaactactttcctcagcacccaAATCCCACCAAAATCTCAAAAACCTGGTGTCATCTGGGGTTTATAACTCCGAAATATTGTATTTACTGATCTGATTCGGTTTTTGGGTCTTTTTTATGTCCGTAAGGAATAATACAACAATGCATCTCAATAACAAAGGCTGATTCTGAGTGTCGTAACAGTCCAATGGAGGGAAGTGTTTGATTAAAGGCCCTACCTAAACCCCCGCTGGCCTCATTCCATGCCTCGCTATGTGACATTCCAGGTGGGTTCCAGTCTAATGACAAGATGGTCATAATTACCAGGGGTTGTTGATAGCTACCGATTGGACGTGGTCGTGCCACAGAGACCCCAGTGTGGGCTTCTGCGAGGGTTACATTTAATCAAAGACTTCTTGGCCAGCTTATCAAAGTGAATACTTTCCAGCAATCTTCCCTGTTTCGGCCTAGTTGCTTTCCCAGACCAAAAGTCCAACACATGCCCGTTTATAGTACACTATTATGAGGCGAACACAAAGACTGGACAAGGAATCTCCTTTAGATTGAggctaatataaatatatgaaaaattaaCAGTTTCTCCACATCGTAATTTGTCTGAATATCAGAGCTACAAAAAGTTATGCACCGATTGTGcagatttgttttattttagtgttaCAGAGTCCACctaaagatgaaaaaaaggcTTGCGTAATAGCGAAGTGACCATGAAACGCATTTTTAACTGATGCCAGTGAAAGGATTTGCAGCCAATGTAAAGAGGATGTTGTAGTTTTGGGTCTTTCCCTCatacaatgtatttttaatacggAAGTTCTCGAGAGCGCgagggagtgtgaccaatcacagcgcagcgGGCCTAACTGGAGGCGGATATGGGATGGAGTAAATTAAAAAGGACCATTTGGgtaggaagcaggaagtcaatggAAAATACTACatcagaaagaggtgcagaatctggaagatctagaaaggtttCTGTGGGGGGTAGCTGCTTTATACGAGTCcactactcaatacaaagcgccaaaaattagcataataggctGGATTGTTATGCTAATGTACGCCGTGCAGTGTGAAGCAAGCCGAGTACTTCATGTTTTGCTT
This window of the Doryrhamphus excisus isolate RoL2022-K1 chromosome 10, RoL_Dexc_1.0, whole genome shotgun sequence genome carries:
- the LOC131136709 gene encoding protein Wnt-2b-A; amino-acid sequence: MLALDGILRARPDRIQSCGSRGLISKSRQNPCAGSRIYCVCVLLLLLVTPRVDSSWWYIGALGARVICDNIPALVNKQRQLCQRHPDIMQAIGEGTKEWIRECQHQFRHHRWNCSTLERDHSVFGRVLLRSSREAAFVYAISSAGVVYALTRACSQGELKMCNCDPHKRGRHKDERGEFDWGGCSDNINYGIRFAKAFIDAKERTVRDARALMNLHNNRCGRTAVKRFMKLECKCHGVSGSCTLRTCWMAMSDFRKTGDYLRRKYNGAIEVTMNQDGTGFTVANKAFRKATKNDLVYFENSPDYCLQDKSAGSFGTAGRVCNKTSRSTDGCEVMCCGRGYDTTRVKQVNKCECKFKWCCAVECKDCEEDVDIHTCKAPKRAEWLDKT